Part of the Bacillus cabrialesii genome is shown below.
ACCAAAAGAGAGCTCGAGGTTCTTCAGCAAATGGCCTACGGGCTGAGAAATGAAGATATTGCTGAAAAGCTTTTCGTCAGCGAAAGCACCGTGAAAACCCACGTGCACCGCATCCTGCAAAAATGCAACGCCCAAGACCGGACACAGGCAGTCGTTTTTGCCATTCGAAACGGTATTGTGCAATAGAAATCGCTCACCCCGCCATGATAAAATAAGACAAAGGAGATGATTGGAAATGAAAGAAGAAATCATTGAACGTTTTACTACATACGTAAAAGTCGACACACAGTCCGATGAATCCGTCGACACTTGCCCTTCCACACCCGGCCAATTGACGTTAGGAAACATGCTCGTTGATGAATTGAAATCAATCGGCATGCAGGATGCAGCCATTGATGAAAACGGCTATGTCATGGCGACTCTTCCCTCCAATACTGAAAAAGACGTGCCGACAATCGGCTTTCTCGCCCACGTCGACACCGCCACAGACTTTACCGGCAAAAACGTGAACCCGCAAATCGTTGAAAGCTACGATGGAAAAGACATTGTTCTCAATGAACAGCTGCAGGTCATCCTGTCGCCAGATCAATTTCCGGAGCTGCCCGGCTATAAGGGCCACACACTCATCACCACAGACGGCACAACCCTTCTCGGCGCAGATAATAAAGCCGGCATCGCTGAAATCATGACAGCCATGGATTACCTCATCAAACACCCTGAAATCAAGCACGGCGCGATCAGAGTCGCCTTTACGCCTGATGAAGAAATCGGAAGAGGACCGCACAAATTTGATGTAAAACGGTTCAATGCGTCCTTTGCCTACACAGTTGACGGCGGCCCGCTCGGCGAGCTTGAATACGAAAGCTTCAATGCCGCGGCCGCAAAAATCACAATCAAAGGCAACAACGTACATCCCGGCACGGCAAAAGGGAAAATGATCAACTCTGCGAAAATCGCAATGAAGCTGAACAGCCTGCTGCCGACAGACGAAGCGCCCGAATATACAGAAGGCTACGAAGGCTTCTACCACCTGCTCTCAATTCAAGGAGATGTAGAGGAAACAAAACTCCATTACATTATCAGGGACTTTGATAAAGATAACTTCCAAAGCAGAAAAGAAACGATGAAGCGCGTCGTAGAAGAACTTCAAAATGAATATGGACAAGACCGAATTCAGCTTGATATGAACGATCAATACTACAACATGAGAGAGAAAATCGAACCTGTCATCGAAATCGTCAACATTGCCAAGCAAGCGATGGAAAACCTCGGCATCGAAGCGAAGATTTCTCCAATCCGCGGCGGCACGGACGGTTCCCAGCTGTCCTACATGGGACTCCCGACGCCAAACATCTTTACCGGAGGAGAAAACTTCCACGGCAAATTTGAATACATCTCGGCCGACAACATGGTCAAAGCCGTAAACGTCATCGTTGAGATTGCAAAGCTGTTTGAAGAGCAGGCGTAATGCCAAAAGCCAGTCCAAAAAGGACTGGTTTTTGGTGTAAAAACGAAACATTTTGAATACCTCCTCCGTAAAACATGTATCAACCGATAAGGAGGAAAAACAATGACAAAGCAAGCGATAGCCGCAAAGAGTCTATTAAAAAAATGGATCATGACCAGGCCGCTTAAAATGCAAAAGAAATCGAGCCCATTTCAAAAAATCAGAAAAATGTTCAAACGCTTCTTCTGATCCGTCATCCAAATCCCCAAAACACAATCCATATTCTCTTGTACCGCCCAAATGCTCCGTAATTTGGGTTTTTTGTGTTCAATTCCTGAAAAAAGGGTATAAACCAAAAAAGCAAGAAAACAAAACCCAAAAACAGGTAATTCGAATGATTAAATTTTAGGTTAAAAGTTATATAAAGGAATTTATTTTATTGTCGATAGTAACTATAGAACCAATCATCAGCAAGAACAATCACCAAAATGTAAGACTATTTTCAGGTCATCAGGTTAGACTGTTTTTGAGGGGCAGTAATTTATTTTTCATTGATTTAGAATTTTTTGAATACTTTTTGACAATTTATCCGTACAATAGAGAATACCAAAACTTTTTTGGGAGGTATGTAAAATGATCCTATTTATTATCATCGCATTATGCGGCTATCTTCTTTTTTCTTTCAGCAAGGACAATCGCCGCAAACCGCAAAAGACAAGCCCTCTGCCAGCAGCCGCACCTCATCACAACAACCTAATCGACCTTGACGCCATCCGCCAAAAACGCCGGATGCATCTATCCTAACCCTATATTTCAAACGAAAAGGCTGCTGAACAATGCAGCCTTTTTTTCATGTTAGAGACATTTGTTCTCTGACCACTGGATTTGGAACGTGAAACCTTTTTGCCGCCTGTCCGTAATCTCTTAAAGGCAAATTCAAAAGGAGACTTCAGCAATGATCGATTTATTTATGAAACAAAAAATGTTCTCGTTTAAAGATGCATTTCACATTTATGACCGGGATGAACAAGAGAGATTCAAGGTCGAAGGGCGTTTCTTTTCGTTAGGGGACTCATTACAATTGGCAGACACATCCGGAAAAACGCTCGTTTCCATTGAGCAAAAAGTGATGTCATTTTTGCCGCGATACGAGATTTCAATTGGCGGGAAAACGGTTTGTGAGGTGACGAAGAAATTAACGTTCTTCAAACCAAAGTTTGAAATTTCCAAGCTCAACTGGGAAGTCGACGGCGACTTGTGGAAGGATGAATTCCAGCTGACGGACGGGGAGAATGTCCGGATGTCAGTGAGCAAGAAGTGGCTCAGTTGGGGTGATTCCTATCATTTGCAGATAGCAAACGAGGAAGATGTGCTGATTTGCACGGCCATCGCTATCGTGCTGGATATGGTATTATATGACGATGAAGATGAAAGTATTTTCTAAAAAAGTGTTGACAATTGATCCAAAAGTAATAATATTAAGATAATTGAAACCTGAATATGAAGATATACCTTATCAAGAGAGGTGGAGGGACTGGCCCTATGATACCCGGCAACCGCTGTTTCAAACAGAATGGTGCTAAATCCTTAAGAACATTGCGTTCTTGCAGATGAGGCGGAGATTTGATCGTTCAAGCTCTTCCTTACACAAAGGAAGAGCTTTTTTATGCTCAACACATTTCAGAAAAGAGGCGAATGACATGGCTCAACAAACAAGTCTTACAGGACAAAAAACAGAAAAACAACGCAAAGCACCTTTCCGCGCCGATCATGTCGGCAGTTTACTGCGCTCCGCTCCGGTCAAAGAAGCCCGGCAGAAGAAAGCGGCCGGCGAGATCACAGCGGAACAGCTTCGTGATATCGAAAATCAAGAAATCACCCGCATTGTGGAAAAACAAAAAGAAATCGGTCTTGAGGTGGTAACAGACGGGGAATTCCGCCGCTCTTGGTGGCATTATGACTTTTTGGAAGGGCTTGACGGAGTGGAACCATTCATCCCGGCTGAAGGAATTCAGTTCCATAACGCGAAAACAAAAGCACGCAGCATCAAAGTGACGGGAAAACTTGATTTTACGAACCACCCAGCGCTTGCCGATTATCAATTTTTACATAAGATTGCCGGCGACGCGACACCAAAGCTGACGATTCCGAGCCCGAATATGCTGTTTTTCGGTGAAAAGGCGGATAAAGGGGTTTATGACGATCAAGAGGAATACTTTCATGATCTGGCCCAAGCGTACAAAAAAGCAATCAAAGCCTTTTATGACGCCGGATGCCGCTATCTTCAGCTTGATGATACGTCATGGTCTCTTTTCTTTGAGGAAAAAGGCAGAGAGGTTGTTCGGGCGCTCG
Proteins encoded:
- the pepT gene encoding peptidase T, which produces MKEEIIERFTTYVKVDTQSDESVDTCPSTPGQLTLGNMLVDELKSIGMQDAAIDENGYVMATLPSNTEKDVPTIGFLAHVDTATDFTGKNVNPQIVESYDGKDIVLNEQLQVILSPDQFPELPGYKGHTLITTDGTTLLGADNKAGIAEIMTAMDYLIKHPEIKHGAIRVAFTPDEEIGRGPHKFDVKRFNASFAYTVDGGPLGELEYESFNAAAAKITIKGNNVHPGTAKGKMINSAKIAMKLNSLLPTDEAPEYTEGYEGFYHLLSIQGDVEETKLHYIIRDFDKDNFQSRKETMKRVVEELQNEYGQDRIQLDMNDQYYNMREKIEPVIEIVNIAKQAMENLGIEAKISPIRGGTDGSQLSYMGLPTPNIFTGGENFHGKFEYISADNMVKAVNVIVEIAKLFEEQA
- a CDS encoding LURP-one-related/scramblase family protein, with the protein product MIDLFMKQKMFSFKDAFHIYDRDEQERFKVEGRFFSLGDSLQLADTSGKTLVSIEQKVMSFLPRYEISIGGKTVCEVTKKLTFFKPKFEISKLNWEVDGDLWKDEFQLTDGENVRMSVSKKWLSWGDSYHLQIANEEDVLICTAIAIVLDMVLYDDEDESIF
- a CDS encoding 5-methyltetrahydropteroyltriglutamate--homocysteine S-methyltransferase, whose translation is MAQQTSLTGQKTEKQRKAPFRADHVGSLLRSAPVKEARQKKAAGEITAEQLRDIENQEITRIVEKQKEIGLEVVTDGEFRRSWWHYDFLEGLDGVEPFIPAEGIQFHNAKTKARSIKVTGKLDFTNHPALADYQFLHKIAGDATPKLTIPSPNMLFFGEKADKGVYDDQEEYFHDLAQAYKKAIKAFYDAGCRYLQLDDTSWSLFFEEKGREVVRALGGDPETLPALFAKTINDAVADRPDDLAITMHICRGNFRSTWAASGGYDAVAETILDGLNLDGLFLEYDDDRSGNFDPLRFVKRKDLQIVLGLITSKYGELENPEDVKRRINEAARFVSLDQLCLSPQCGFASTEEGNLLSEEQQWAKLRHVIDIANDVWR